Below is a genomic region from Ostrea edulis chromosome 10, xbOstEdul1.1, whole genome shotgun sequence.
cgcatagactttcccccgcatagactttccgctgcatagactttcccccacATAGACTCCCCCCGCATAGACCCCCCCcacgcatagactttcccccgcatagacttctccccgcatagactttcccccgcaAAGACTTTCCCCCGCATAAACTTTCCCCCACATAGACTTTCCGCTGCATAGACTTTACCCTACATAGACTTTCCCCTGCATAGACTTTCTCCCACATAGACttccccccgcatagactttcccccgcaAAAACTTTCCCCCACATAGACTTTTCCCCCTGCATAGACTCCCCCCCTCATAGACCCCcgcccccgcatagactttcccccgcatagactttcccctgcatagactttcccccacATAGACTTTTCCCCCATAgactccccccctcccccgcatagacccctgcccccgcatagactttcccccgcatagactttcccccgcatagactttcccctgcatagactttcccccacATAGACTTTTCCCCCCATAGACTCCCCCCCACCGCATAGACCCCCGCCCCCGCATAGACTTCCCCCCGCATAAACTTTCCCCCCGCATAGACTCCCCCCGCAAAAACTTTTCCCCCTGCATAGACCCCCCCCCGCATAGACATTCCCctgcatagactttcccccacATAGACTTTTCCCCCACTGACTCcctcccccccacccccgcATAGACACCCCCCCTCCCGCATAGAccccccccgcatagactttccacCCGTATAGACTCCCACTCCCACATAGACTCCACCCCctgcatagactttcccccgcatagacttccCCCACATAGACTTTTCCCCCCTAGACTccccccccgcatagacttccccccctcccccccccgcatagactttcccccgcatagacttccCCCCGCAAACACTTCCCCATAGACCCCCCCGCAAAGACTTTCCCCCCTGCAtagaccccctcccccccacgCCCCCGCATATACTTTCCCCCacatagactttcccccgcatagactttccgcTGCATAAACTTTCCCCCACATTGACTTTCCCctgcatagactttccccccccccccccattgactccccccccgcatagacttccCCCCCACATAGACTCCCCCCGCATAGACCCCCCcacgcatagactttcccctgcatagactttcccccacATAGACTTTTCCCCCACTGACTCcctcccccccacccccgcATAGACACCCCCCTCCCGCATAGAcccccccccgcatagactttccacCCGTATAGACTCCCACTCCCACATAGACTCCCCCCCTGCATAGACTTTCctccgcatagactttccccccgcatagactttccacCCGTATAGACTCTccccccccgcatagacttttccCCCTGCATAGACCCCCCCCCTacatagactttcccccgcatagactttcccccctAGACTCCCCCcaccgcatagactttccccccgcatagactcccccccctccccccgcatagactttcccccgcatagactttcccctgCATAGACTTTTGCCCCCATTGACTCCCCCCGCATAGACCCCCCcacgcatagactttcccccgcatagactttccgctgcatagactttcccccacATAGACTCCCCCcgcatagaccccccccccacgcatagactttcccccgcatagacttctccccgcatagactttcccccgcaAAGACTTTCCCCCGCATAAactttcccccgcatagactttccgcTGCATAGACTTTACCCTACATAGACTTTCCCCTGCATAGACTTTCTCCCACATAGACttccccccgcatagactttcccccgcaAAAACTTTCCCCCACATAGACTTTTCCCCCTGCATAGACTCCCCCCCCTCATAGACCCCcgcccccgcatagactttcccccgcatagactttcccctgcatagactttcccccacATAGACTTTTTCCCCCATAgactccccccctcccccgcatagacccctgcccccgcatagactttcccccgcatagactttcccccgcatagactttcccctgcatagactttcccccacATAGACTTTTCCCCCCATAGACTCCCCCCCACCGCATAGACCCCCGCCCCCGCATAGACTTCCCCCCGCATAAACTTTCCCCCCGCATAGACTCCCCCCGCAAAAACTTTTCCCCCtgcatagaccccccccccgcATAGACATTCCCCTGCATAGTCTTTCCCCCACATAGACTTTTCCCCCACTGACTCcctcccccccacccccgcATAGACACCCCCCCTCCCGCATAGAccccccccgcatagactttccacCCGTATAGACTCCCACTCCCACATAGACTCCCCCCctgcatagactttcccccgcatagacttccCCCACATAGACTTTTCCCCCCTAGACTcccccccccgcatagacttccccccctcctcccccccccgcatagactttcccccgcatagacttccCCCCGCAAACACTTCCCCATAGACCCCCCCGCAAAGACTTTCCCCCCTGCAtagaccccctcccccccccgcccccgcatagactttcccccacatagactttcccccgcatagactttccgcTGCATAAACTTTCCCCCACATAGACTTTCCCctgcatagactttcccccccCCATTGACTCCCCCCCctgcatagactttccccccaCATAGACTCCCCCCGCATAGACCCCCCcacgcatagactttcccctgcatagactttcccccccATTGACTCCCCCCCCGcatagactcccccccccccacatagactccccccgcatagactttccccccgcATAGACTCCCCCGCATAGACCCCCCCCCGCATAAACTttccccccgcatagactttcccccgcatagattttccccccgcatagactttccacCCGTATAGATTCCCCCCATAGACTCAAcccccccccgcatagacttttccccccccgcatagactttccccctcATAGACTTGTACCTCCctagactcccccccccccgcatagagtttcccccgcatagacttccccccgcatagactttcccccgcaAAGACTTCCCCCCGCATAAACTTTTCCCCCACATAGACTCCCCCATAGACTCCCCCCCCCTGCAAAGACTTTCCCCCCTGCATAGACTCATCCCCCCCGCATAGACCCCcgcccccgcatagactttcccccgcatagactttcccctgcatagactttcccccacATAGACTTTTCCCCCCATAGACTCCCCCCCCCGCATAAACCCCCGCCCCCGCATATactttcccccgcatagactccCCCCCGCATAGAATTCCGCCCCCCACATAGACTCCCCACCCGCATAGATTCCCCCCCCGCATAGACTCCCCCGCATAGACTCCCCCCGCATAGAATTCCGCCCCCCACATAGACTCCCCACCCGCATAGATTCCCCCCCCGCATAGACTCCCCCGCATATACTCCCCCCATAGACTtcccccccgcatagacttttcccccgcatagactttcccccacATAGACTTCCCCCCACATAGACTTTCCCCCGTATAGAcccccccccgcatagacttccccctgcatagaccccccccccacgCATAGACTTTTCCCCGCATAGACATTCCCctgcatagactttcccccacATAGACTTTTCCCCCATTGACTCcctcccccccccacccctgcAAAGACACCCCCCTCCCGCATAGACTTTTCCCTcgcatagaccccccccccgcatagactttccacCCGTATAGACTCCCCCCCCcacatagactttccccccTGCATAGACTCCCCCCCctgcatagactttcccccgcatagacttccCCCACATAGACTTTTCCCCCCTAGACTCcccccccccgcatagacttacccccctcccccccccccccccgcatagactttcccccgcatagacttccCCCCGCAAACACTTTCCCATAGACCCCCCCGCAAAGACTTTTCCCCCTGCAtagaccccctccccccccccccccgcccccgcatagactttcccccacatagactttcccccgcatagactttccgcTGCATAAACTTTCCCCCACATAGACTTTCCCCTGCATAGACTTTTCCCCCCCATTGACTcccccccccgcatagactttccccccacatagacccccccccacgcatagactttcccctgcatagactttccccccaTTGACTCCCCCCCCCACATAGACTTCCCCCCCACATAGACTCCCCCCGCATAGACTCCCCCGCATAGACCCCCCCGCATAAACTttccccccgcatagactttcccccgcatagattttccccccgcatagactttccacCCGTATAGATTCCCCCCATAgactcaaccccccccccccgcatagactttcccccccgcatagactttccccctcATAGACTTGTACCCCctagactccccccccccccccgcatagagtttcccccgcatagacttccccccgcatagactttcccccgcaAAGACTTCCCCCCGCATAAACTTTCCCCCCACATAGACTCCcccatagaccccccccccgcAAAGACTTTCCCCCCTGCATAGACTCATCCCCCCCGCATAGACCCCcgcccccgcatagactttcccccgcatagactttcccctgcatagactttcccccacATAGACTTTTCCCCCCATAGACTCCCCCCCCCGCATAAACCCCcgcccccgcatagactttcccccgcatagactccCCCCCCGCATAGAATTCAGCCCCCACATAGACTCCCCACCCGCATAGATTCcccccccccgcatagactCCCCCGCATATACTCCCCCATAGACttccccccgcatagacttttcccccgcatagactttcccccgcatagacttccccccacatagactttcccccgtatagacccccccccccgcatagacttccCCCTGCATAGACTTCCGCCCGCATAGACTCCCCCCAcatagactccccccccccccgcatagactCCCCCCACATAGACtcccccccgcatagacttccccccacatagactttcccccgcatagactttcccctgcatagactccccccccccctgcatTGACTTCCCCCGCATATAGACTTTCCCCCGGAAAAAAACAAGTCCGGGATAGATTCTGTAATTAAGTGCAGTGTTTAAGGCAACAAATCCACCGTGCcgacattttgtatgtatatacccatatatttttttcttctaagtCTAGTATCCCTTGGGTAGAGGTACATATGCACCCTCTTCTACGACCTAACACATTTACTACAatcacaggagtttgaaattttatcaataaagttaataaaatgtacttgattgaccaaaCCATGAGCTATGCGTAAGCATAGCGAACAGGAATGAAACGCCGTTTTGGAGAAATCGAGAATTTCGCTTTGAACCGCCGCTCAATGAATATAACTCGTCAGTATTTATCACTAACATTTGCCTACTTAAATTTGCCTCCTAACCCCTCTCTAATGCTGTCAGTATCCACTTTATTTGATTCCGTGTAAACATTGACTTTACCGAGGAGCCATTGTAATACGTCACATTCACTCCGGGCCTGACATTTTAAAACGATATTGCGGATTGAAAATTTCCGGAATACGCTGAGGCCATTGAGGGAGAGATGGAAGACACCAGAGAAGAGGCTTATTTTAGAGCAGTACAAGGGCACTGTTTTCTACTGACAGGACAATGTGGCACGGGTAAAACCCATTTACTGAGGTAATACTGTACAGATAATTTGTCAGCGATGTTAAGTTAACTTCGAGAGATATTATGGAGtttgctaaaaaaaaacacGGGAGTTGACATTTCCCGCGCAAACTTTTGGTGAAGTCTGACAGATAGGCCTATAACTATTTCTTCAGTAAATAGAAATACCAGTTATACCACTAGTATTTCTATGAAATAAGGAAATTAATATGTAgataaagtaaatgaataatgAAATGATTATGAACTGAGTATATATTGACCATGATTACTGCGTGTTGTCAATGAATTTGGAAAAGAATATTTCTGATTTACAGCTGTACACAAGTCTGTACTTTCTAGTATTTCATATAATCTTTGCATTGATTATTTGTGTTAGTTGTTTTATATTTAGTTTAATGAGAgtcaaataatgataaactTTGTAGACTGGTGAGATGActtaaaaatgataatgaaaggggggggggtacaataATTATAGTCAAAGAAAATATTGCCATCTTAATATTTTGTGAACCATTTGCTTAGTAgttatatatcaaatatgttaCACACATTTCTTCACAATCATGAATGATAAATGTTGAGCCTTGTCAATATTGCCAAAAGAAGTGGGGTCTGTGGGATACTTGGGTATGGATGGCATCATTATTCTCAACATCGTTGCTGTTGGACTTAGTGGCCTCATACCAAATATATACTTAAATTTAATAGATAGATCAATTAATCCCCATGCTGCTGTCCAAATAAATCTTCAATATTCAATGCTACACTGCTTGTTTATTAAAATGATGAGAtggtttgttttgaaataaaacaacataTATCTTAATACCATGCTCCATGACTATTAACCTTTGAAGATTAGTCTTCTATTTCttgtatttattaattttttttccctaAATCTTGTATTAAgatcataaaatgaaaaatagtaTCGGAATGAATTTCATTGACTTACTggaattattatatatatatatatatatatatatatatatatatatatatatatatatataaatgtgaaaaattgtcTCAGTGTCCTTTAATCAATAGGTAAAAcatgtcatattttattttatattttacacacatatatatatatatggagaatattataaatttcaaaatattatgttaCTGAGTCGTTCATCAGTTAATGGTCATGGAAATATAATCAAATCTCACATACCACATACATAGATTCACAATCGAATCCCTCTCCTCAGAGCTCTTTGAGATTTATTTCTGGGGGTATTTATTGGACATGGGGTAGTTGCTGTGAAGAAGGATGCCTTGTTGGTGGAATTCGATTTATTTGACACAGTACACTGTCCAAGAATAATGGCAGTATTTGATGGTCCATACTGTGCCAAAGTAGGATTGGTGTTTAATCCATTCCTTACTCCACGCTGCTGTCCAAATAAATTCTCCACAATATCTGAGTTTAGATATCCGGGATTTAGGCTATTTTTCCCATTGAGCACGTTTTTACATAAGGATATAAATCCCATTAGAGCGGAGTCTGTTCTGGTCTCTTGAATCATCAGGTTTTTTGAGGAAATGAACATAACAGAGTCCTCAATGGCATCTTCCCATGATTTGAAATACTTCACAACATTGTGAAGCATTTCAAACCTCTTGTCATCCTGGGATGAAATTGGCCTATTTCTGGTACAGAAAATGTCCACAAGCACTGAGGTCTGCTCCAACAGTTCGATGCTTGACGCCAGGCTCTCCGGGTTCTTCAGGGTAGCTTGGTACGCCTTCATTAAGTATAGCATTTCCCTGTCTAGCACTTCAATGGCCAAGCTATTCCTCATTTTTGTAGCTGGAGTTAGTTTGACATGCTCTTCTGTAAGTTTGCGATGAATTGAGAAACCGCTTTGGAAATTAAACTGGTAACAAGATTTCCAGTGGTCCCAAGTGATGCATTTGCTGCCATGCACTAAGTATCTTCCAGCACTGGTCTTGTGTTGTGATTTACTGGATTCCACATTATTgcgaatttttttcaacacatgcatgaTGTCCTGAACAAAACACATGCCATGCTCCCGAAAAAAGATATCTTGAAAAACCCAATTAGAGTTCTTTGGATGGTCAGGAAAAAGCATCGTTGCAAACGAACGATTTGTCGAGGCACCATCTGTCATGACATAGTCTACAGTCACATTCATGTCATCCAGCAAATCTACACATTTCCAAAATGCTGTGTAGAGTTGATGTGCTGTCGCAGGATTGGCTCCAAAATACACAACTGGCTATCTAAAGTCAAGAGtaaaaattgtatattacaAGTCATATTCATTCAACACATTTAGCGCTAGTAATGATGGAATGCAATGAAACTCCCTAATAGAATCAAAATTTGCTGCAATTCCTCAATATCCTTCattcatatattattttaagTATAGTCTTTCATCAGTACCTAGGCTGTTTTGAGGGATATTTCTGTTTTATACTGTCATTAAATAGTAAAATATAGCTTAAGATATGCAGTTTTCTAACAAGAAATTGTCTTTGAACTGCAATTCATAGCTCATTGTGCATTAGTAATACTCGGGTGGTTGTTAAATGAAGGCCCATTGACCTCatgttctttataaaatgacaaGGCTCAATCTGTTATTATGatatttatgtctcccctttTTCATGgagagacatattgtttttgtactcgatgttcgtctgtctgtccgtctgtctttcACAAAATTTTATGAACGCTTCTAATCCAACATTGGATAGCTTGggactttgtacaatgcttcattgccatttgtagatgtgcatattgtcaggaaaggaggatccaattatttccttaaagttatagtggatctaagagggatggagggtgtaaaatagcttgtgaacacttctcctcctacaTATATGGCTTCTCCGATAAACTTGACATTTTGTTCAATACTTAAATCCCACTTCCAATTTGGAGAGCTCATGAGACATTTTTGTTCATAAAAATAATCTCTAGCTCATGAACCTTTTCATAGCATAAAAATATGAGTTCAATGCAAGTAAATCACAATATCTTTAAAGGTCAAATTACCTGAATCCAGTAAATCCATGGAAGATAAACTGTAGTGCATGGGTTGCCAATTGCATTCGCTTCTTTCCATTGGAGATAATGTCAATGTTGTTATTGGTGTCGTCCATGTCCACATATCCAACCAACTTCCAAGTGTCGCCGGACTTTGTTATGATGAGGTCATCTTGTATAGTCATCTCATCAATGACTATACCTCCGTGCCGACCAAATTCAGGAATGTTTTGCCGGTCCATTTCCTTCTTCATCCAGGTCAAGTTGGCCTCATTAAACCTTGGAATCTGCTTGAcagaatttttataatattggAGAAGTCTTTTGGAAGGAAGGAGCAGAAAGTTTGATTTTTTCAAGTCGTCATAAGCTTGAGGAGAACGGATGTAGAGAGTTAAACACAGACTAATGATTTTTGGGTCCCATCTGCGTTGGTGTACTTCTAAGTCTTTGTTACAGTTTTCCAGTTGAGCTTTTAGTAGGGTTACAAATTCATCAGGGAGATCAGTTTTCTTTACAAAGTTCAAAATGTTTTCCATGTCGGCATGATCTTCTTTATCAAGGGTGATATAATTATCCACCACGGACTTTCTTTCTGTCAGTACATCCTTAGAAATTGGTGGGTTTTCGGCTTGTTGCTGTGCTGGAGGAGAAAAGGTCTGTTTATTTTCCTTATTCTCTACTTCACTGCTGTCTGGGCATTTTCTCTTTCTCTCCCTCCTCTTCCTTATGTGATGAGATTCATGACATGATGTACATGATGGGTTTTTCCCCAGCCAGTCCAGAATTGCTTTCAGTACTTTGACCTCATAACCACCCTGTAATCATTTGCGTACGTGCTGGACATCTTCTCCTGGTGGAAAGTCTTAGGAAAATACCCATCATCTGAGGGAACTCCACCACACATTTTCATGTTTGCAACCAAGAATATAACTCCATCAACATTTGACTGCACTAAGGGAATGGGAAATCCTGATGATAGctttatattgtttatttcaattgAGAAATCATTGGGTTCAAATGCCATGAGGCAATGCTGCTGGGTGTCATTGATTAAAACAGGAATAGGACACTTGAATGTGAGGTTGGGTGTTGTGCATTGGATCTGGCATACAGATGGTAAATTTATTGTCCCAACAACCGAGGAGTTTGATGCGCGAGGACCAAGATTTTTGAATAATGTTATTCTCTTTCCTCCAGTAGAGATCAAATTTCCCTGTACATCAAATAGACGTGTGATACTTTTACTGAGTACATCCACATTTGGTGCATTCCCTCCTGTTGTTTTCCTCATGAACTCTGCACAGGCATTGTGTACATCGTTCAATGTAACGGATAAATTCCCATCATCTTTATGTTCTAAATTCATTGACAACCTGTAAGATAAATTAATAGAACGTGAGAATCATTTTATTCTTATATTTAGtaaaacaatttgtttttaaatgtagATTATGGTATAAATAACAAGGGTCGGTCTGCTAGATGGACATTCCCTAGCTATATAGGCTTCTTTTGATTCCCCCAATAACCTTAACCTTAAGACTTTTTATGTCACTTGAGTTTGCTGTTGTGCgccgtgcattaacaattgaacatttttaacttcttaataactaccattccaattcttttcaaattttggtatgaagcatcactgggacaagagggacataataaattgtaa
It encodes:
- the LOC130050841 gene encoding uncharacterized protein LOC130050841 isoform X2; the protein is MENILNFVKKTDLPDEFVTLLKAQLENCNKDLEVHQRRWDPKIISLCLTLYIRSPQAYDDLKKSNFLLLPSKRLLQYYKNSVKQIPRFNEANLTWMKKEMDRQNIPEFGRHGGIVIDEMTIQDDLIITKSGDTWKLVGYVDMDDTNNNIDIISNGKKRMQLATHALQFIFHGFTGFR
- the LOC130050841 gene encoding uncharacterized protein LOC130050841 isoform X1 — translated: MNLEHKDDGNLSVTLNDVHNACAEFMRKTTGGNAPNVDVLSKSITRLFDVQGNLISTGGKRITLFKNLGPRASNSSVVGTINLPSVCQIQCTTPNLTFKCPIPVLINDTQQHCLMAFEPNDFSIEINNIKLSSGFPIPLVQSNVDGVIFLVANMKMCGGVPSDDGYFPKTFHQEKMSSTYANDYRVVMRSKY